A window from Malania oleifera isolate guangnan ecotype guangnan chromosome 7, ASM2987363v1, whole genome shotgun sequence encodes these proteins:
- the LOC131159363 gene encoding probable glucan 1,3-alpha-glucosidase, translated as MSAQMRTLHLLLLLLVAHLSSVSSWKKDEFRNCNQTPFCKRARARRPGSCSLTVADVSITDGDLTAKLLPGSGGSHKLDQENQEQKVEDHDPIKPLILVLSVYQDGVLRLKIDEDPSLSPPKKRFEVPEVVVPEFYGKKLWLQRFSTVTVDGDSSPSSVVYLSYGYEAVVRHDPFEVYVREKNGDRVVSLNSHGLFDFEQLRVKKDGEEWEERFRGHTDTRPYGPQSISFDVSFYGADFVYGIPEHATSLALKPTRGPGVEDSEPYRLFNLDVFEYLHDSPFGIYGSIPFMLSHGKVRGTSGFFWLNAAEMQIDVLGSGWDAESGISLPSSRKRIDTLWMSEAGVVDTFFFVGPGPKDVVRQYVSVTGTPAMPQLFATACHQCRWNYRDEEDVEHVDSKFDEYDIPYDVLWLDIEHTDGKKYFTWDSVLFPNPEEMQRKLAAKGRHMVTIVDPHIKRDESYHIHKEAAKNGYYVKDATGNDFDGWCWSGSSSYPDMLNPDIRSWWAEKFSFENYAGSTPSLYIWNDMNEPSVFNGPEVTMPRDALHYEGVEHREVHNAYGYYFHMATSNGLLKRGDGKDRPFVLSRAVFPGTQRYGAVWTGDNTADWDHLRVSVPMILTLGLTGITFSGADVGGYFGNPKPELLVRWYQLAAYYPFFRAHSHQDTKRREPWLFGERKTELIRNAIHIRYALLPHFYTSFRIANTSGVPVARPLWMEYPYDETTFGNDEAFMVGNSLLVQGIYTEHAKRASVYLPGEESWYDLRTGAAYRGGMTHELDVSEEAIPSFQRGGTIIARKDRFRRSSTQMLDDPYTLVIALNGSQVAEGELYVDDGKSFEFGQGAYIHRRFVFSNGILTSSNVAATTSGKPQFSTDCVIERIILLGHSNRAKNALIEPSNQKVEIGLGPLWLISGNTAAVPTIRKPNVRIADDWTIKIL; from the exons ATGTCCGCGCAAATGAGAACTCTACACCTCCTTCTCCTCCTCCTGGTCGCCCACCTCTCCTCCGTCTCCTCCTGGAAGAAGGACGAGTTCAGGAACTGCAACCAGACCCCTTTCTGCAAGCGAGCTCGCGCCCGCCGCCCCGGCTCCTGCTCCCTTACAGTCGCCGACGTCTCCATCACTGACGGCGACCTCACCGCCAAGCTCCTCCCGGGGTCCGGCGGCTCGCATAAGCTCGATCAGGAAAATCAAGAGCAGAAGGTCGAAGATCATGATCCGATCAAGCCCTTGATCCTCGTTCTCTCCGTTTATCAGGATGGGGTATTGCGCCTCAAGATCGATGAGGACCCCAGCCTCAGCCCACCGAAGAAGCGGTTCGAGGTTCCCGAGGTGGTCGTGCCGGAATTTTACGGGAAGAAGCTGTGGCTTCAGAGGTTTTCAACGGTCACGGTAGATGGTGATTCTAGTCCTTCTTCGGTTGTGTATTTGTCGTACGGTTACGAGGCGGTGGTTCGGCATGACCCGTTCGAGGTCTACGTGCGCGAGAAGAATGGCGATCGCGTTGTTTCCTTGAATTCGCATGGACTGTTTGATTTTGAGCAGCTGAGGGTGAAGAAGGACGGGGAGGAGTGGGAGGAGAGGTTTCGGGGGCATACGGATACTAGGCCTTACGGTCCGCAGTCCATTAGCTTCGATGTGTCTTTCTATGGAGCTGACTTTGTTTATGGTATCCCTGAGCATGCCACTAGTCTTGCTTTGAAACCCACAAGAGGGCCTGGAGTTGAAGATTCAGAACCTTATCGACTGTTTAATTTGGATGTGTTTGAGTATCTCCACGATTCCCCATTTGGGATTTACGGGTCCATACCGTTCATGCTTTCGCACGGTAAAGTCCGGGGTACGTCTGGGTTTTTTTGGTTGAATGCAGCTGAGATGCAGATTGATGTATTGGGGTCTGGTTGGGATGCTGAATCGGGGATCTCACTGCCTTCTTCACGGAAAAGGATCGATACATTGTGGATGAGTGAGGCTGGTGTTGTTGATACATTCTTCTTTGTAGGTCCGGGGCCTAAGGATGTTGTTCGGCAATATGTAAGCGTGACTGGTACGCCAGCAATGCCGCAGCTATTTGCCACAGCTTGTCATCAGTGTAGGTGGAATTATAGGGATGAAGAAGATGTTGAGCATGTGGATTCCAAGTTTGATGAATACGATATTCCATACGATGTATTGTGGCTTGATATTGAGCATACGGATGGAAAgaaatattttacatgggatagTGTGCTTTTTCCTAACCCTGAGGAGATGCAGAGGAAGCTGGCGGCAAAGGGCAGGCACATGGTTACTATTGTGGATCCTCATATCAAGCGGGATGAGTCCTACCACATCCACAAGGAGGCTGCTAAGAATGGATATTATGTCAAGGATGCAACTGGCAATGATTTTGATGGGTGGTGCTGGTCTGGTTCCTCCTCATACCCAGACATGTTAAACCCGGATATCAGGTCATGGTGGGCTGAGAAATTCTCATTCGAGAATTATGCTGGATCAACTCCTTCATTGTACATCTGGAATGATATGAACGAACCTTCTGTCTTCAATGGTCCTGAG GTGACGATGCCAAGAGATGCCTTACATTATGAAGGTGTAGAACACCGAGAGGTACATAATGCCTATGGGTACTACTTCCACATGGCTACATCTAATGGGCTTCTGAAGCGAGGAGATGGGAAGGACCGGCCTTTTGTTTTGTCAAGGGCAGTCTTTCCTGGTACTCAGAGGTATGGAGCAGTTTGGACAGGTGATAACACAGCTGATTGGGATCATCTAAGGGTTTCTGTTCCTATGATTTTGACACTAGGTCTAACTGGAATCACATTCTCTG GTGCGGATGTTGGTGGATATTTTGGAAACCCTAAGCCTGAGTTGTTAGTTCGCTGGTATCAATTGGCTGCCTACTATCCTTTCTTTAGGGCCCATTCTCATCAAGATACCAAAAGGCGGGAACCTTGGCTATTTGG GGAGCGGAAGACTGAACTTATAAGGAATGCCATACATATTCGTTATGCTTTGCTTCCACATTTTTACACTTCATTCAGAATAGCAAACACAAGTGGTGTTCCAGTGGCACGTCCACTGTGGATGGAGTACCCTTATGATGAAACTACTTTTGGCAATGATGAGGCTTTCATGGTTGGAAATAGCCTTTTGGTGCAAGGGATCTATACTGAG CATGCGAAACGTGCTTCAGTGTATTTGCCTGGTGAAGAATCCTGGTATGACTTGAGAACTGGAGCTGCATATAGGGGAGGTATGACCCATGAGTTGGATGTTTCTGAAGAGGCCATTCCTAGTTTCCAAAGAGGTGGAACTATCATTGCAAGGAAAGACCGGTTTCGCCGAAGCTCTACACAGATGCTGGACGATCCTTACACTCTG GTGATAGCTCTTAATGGTTCCCAAGTGGCTGAAGGTGAATTGTATGTTGATGATGGGAAAAGTTTTGAATTCGGGCAAGGGGCCTACATTCATCGTCGCTTTGTGTTTTCAAATGGCATTCTTACATCCTCAAACGTGGCAGCAACCACATCTGGGAAACCTCAATTTTCCACAGATTGTGTGATCGAGAGGATTATACTGCTAGGACACTCTAATAGGGCAAAAAACGCCCTCATTGAACCATCGAATCAGAAGGTTGAAATTGGATTGGGGCCACTCTGGCTTATAAGCGGGAACACTGCAGCTGTTCCCACCATCCGCAAGCCTAATGTTCGAATTGCAGATGACTGGACGATAAAAATTTTGTAA